One Pseudomonas fluorescens genomic region harbors:
- a CDS encoding GntR family transcriptional regulator: MNEQLQPLKKQPRAGKAGRSGTQDDIVYAHIFEAILEQRLAPGTKLSEEALGEIFGVSRTIIRRALSRLAHEGVVLLRPNRGAVVASPSVEEARQVFMARRLVERAITELAVQHATAEQIAELRQMVNDERDSFSRGDRGAGIRLSGEFHLKLAEAAKNAPLVSFQRSLVSQTSLIIAQYESGNRSHCSYDEHTQLIDAIEKRDGELAVNLMMHHMDHIDSKLNLDEEGASDDLHAVFSHLLQTKKPGRSSAKL, encoded by the coding sequence ATGAACGAACAGTTGCAACCCCTCAAGAAACAACCGCGAGCAGGCAAAGCCGGCCGCAGCGGAACCCAGGACGATATTGTCTACGCGCATATCTTCGAGGCCATCCTCGAACAGCGTCTGGCGCCCGGCACCAAGTTGAGCGAAGAAGCGCTGGGGGAAATCTTCGGGGTCAGCCGCACCATCATTCGCCGCGCGCTGTCGCGTCTGGCCCATGAAGGTGTGGTGCTGTTGCGGCCGAACCGTGGCGCCGTCGTCGCCAGCCCGAGTGTTGAAGAGGCGCGGCAGGTGTTCATGGCCCGTCGTCTGGTCGAACGCGCGATCACCGAACTGGCGGTGCAACATGCCACCGCCGAGCAGATCGCCGAATTGCGTCAGATGGTCAATGACGAGCGTGACAGCTTCTCTCGCGGCGATCGCGGTGCCGGCATTCGTTTGTCGGGTGAATTCCACCTGAAATTGGCCGAAGCGGCAAAAAACGCGCCGCTGGTCAGTTTCCAGCGCAGCCTGGTTTCGCAGACGTCGCTGATCATTGCCCAGTATGAAAGCGGCAACCGCTCGCATTGTTCCTACGATGAGCACACGCAGCTGATCGATGCGATCGAAAAGCGCGACGGCGAGCTGGCGGTAAACCTGATGATGCATCACATGGATCACATCGACAGCAAGCTCAACCTCGACGAGGAAGGCGCATCGGACGATCTGCATGCGGTGTTCTCGCATTTGTTGCAGACCAAGAAACCGGGGCGCTCGAGCGCCAAGCTCTAA
- the guaD gene encoding guanine deaminase, whose translation MPLTRKAYRAAILHSIADPAEVGIEASYEYFEDGLLVVDGGKISALGHASDLLPTLPADIEIEHYQDALITPGFIDTHIHLPQTGMVGSYGEQLLDWLNTYTFPCESQFGDKAHADEVADIFIKELLRNGTTTALVFGSVHPQSVNSFFEAAEKLDLRMIAGKVMMDRNAPDYLTDTAESSYVESKTLIERWHGKGRLHYAVTPRFAPTSTPEQLTLAGQLLTEYPDLYMQTHISENLKEIEWVKELFPERKGYLDVYDHYQLLGERSVFAHGVHLCDDECARLAETGSAISFCPTSNLFLGSGLFNLPMAEKHKLNVGLGTDVGGGTSFSLLQTLNEAYKVMQLQGARLSPFKSLYLATLGGARALRLEDRIGNLQPGSDADFLVLDYNATPLLSYRLKQSNNIAETLFVLMTLGDDRTVQQTYAAGALVHQR comes from the coding sequence ATGCCTCTGACTCGCAAAGCCTACCGCGCCGCCATCCTGCACAGCATCGCCGACCCCGCCGAAGTCGGGATCGAAGCCTCCTACGAATATTTCGAGGACGGCCTGCTGGTGGTCGATGGCGGCAAGATCAGCGCCCTCGGCCACGCCAGTGATTTGCTGCCGACGCTGCCAGCGGACATCGAAATCGAGCACTACCAGGACGCCCTGATCACCCCGGGCTTTATCGACACGCACATTCACCTGCCGCAAACCGGCATGGTCGGCTCATACGGCGAGCAGTTGCTCGACTGGCTGAACACCTACACCTTCCCGTGCGAAAGCCAGTTTGGCGACAAGGCCCACGCCGATGAAGTGGCGGACATTTTCATCAAGGAATTGCTGCGCAACGGCACCACCACCGCGCTGGTGTTCGGCAGCGTGCACCCGCAGTCGGTGAACTCGTTCTTCGAAGCCGCCGAAAAGCTCGACCTGCGCATGATCGCCGGCAAGGTGATGATGGACCGCAACGCCCCGGACTATCTGACCGACACCGCTGAATCCAGCTACGTCGAAAGCAAGACGCTGATCGAGCGCTGGCACGGCAAGGGCCGCCTGCATTACGCCGTCACTCCGCGTTTCGCACCGACCAGCACTCCGGAACAACTGACCCTCGCCGGGCAACTGTTGACCGAGTATCCGGATCTGTACATGCAGACCCACATCAGCGAAAACCTCAAGGAAATCGAGTGGGTCAAAGAGCTGTTCCCGGAGCGCAAAGGCTATCTCGACGTTTACGATCATTATCAGTTGCTCGGCGAACGCTCGGTGTTCGCGCACGGCGTGCACTTGTGCGACGACGAATGCGCGCGTCTGGCGGAAACCGGCTCGGCGATCTCTTTCTGCCCGACCTCGAACCTGTTCCTTGGCAGCGGCTTGTTCAACCTGCCGATGGCCGAGAAGCACAAACTCAATGTCGGTTTGGGCACGGACGTCGGCGGCGGCACCAGTTTCTCGCTGCTGCAAACGCTGAACGAAGCGTACAAAGTGATGCAACTGCAGGGCGCGCGTTTGAGCCCATTCAAGTCGCTGTATCTGGCGACGTTGGGCGGCGCGCGGGCGCTGCGCCTGGAAGACAGGATCGGCAACCTGCAACCGGGTTCAGACGCCGATTTCCTGGTGCTGGACTACAACGCCACGCCACTGCTGAGCTACCGCTTGAAGCAGTCGAACAACATTGCCGAGACGTTGTTTGTGTTGATGACCCTGGGCGATGACCGCACGGTGCAGCAGACTTACGCGGCGGGGGCGCTGGTGCATCAGCGCTGA